ATTGCAGCTCATGAGCTGTTTGCTGACAGAACATACCAGGAAATTTTGTTAAGACTTGGACAAGCAGATTCTTAATTCGCCAAAAAAGAAGGACAAGCAGATTCTTGAGAAgatacacatgcattcggtccctAAATTGGTGGAGTACAGCTCGCTAGCCGCGGCTTGCATCTTTTTTTTTTCTATCTGACGACATCATGCTGACAGTAGAGAGAGTATCTTGGATCTCTGATGAGCCAGCTGCCGATCGAATTCATAGAAAACTTCAAACCAATTAATGCCGCacatctactagtactactagtacatttTAGGTAAACAAACTTGGCCGTGCAAGTAGACTAGCTTGCAGTTAAGCAGAAACAGGTCTCTCCGTTAATCTACGGAGGCATACGTGGATTTGGAACCGACATTGAACGGTCAGAGAACGGTGTACCTCTGACATGCTTTACAGGAGCATGTACATGCGTGGCTAGCTGGACGTAAGCTAGCTGTAGCACAAGCTAGCGCATGTGGCACCGGCCGATCGCTTTCCCTGCCACGATTGGGGTCAAGATCGAGAGTCTGAATCGGAGCCCGGCCGGCCGCCAAATCCAGTTCCGCCGGCCAGATAATATGGACCTTGCATCGTGTGCTCTAGGGCTGGCTGTCAAGCATGCACGCACGTGCTCCTAGCCCCCCCACCCACACAGCTAGAGAATAAATTAATAATCTAAACAGCTGGACACGTATACGTAGTTTCATTCAGTAGTGCTGAGTTTCTACGAGATTCTAAGCTAGCTGACCGAGGCGGCAAGCTCGTGGCCTAACTAAGAGAGGCTAGAGCTGACCAATTTCGATTGTTCCATGCATGGTATACTTGTGAGGTATGAACAGCCGTCATTCTTCCATGCATGCTGCAGGCTTTGACCGTTCCATGCCATGAGAATATTTCTTCTTGTAGAGGTCCTATGTTGCTGCTGCAGGCTTGAATCCGTACGGTTAAAAAAGGTAAATAAAAAAAAGTCCTACCTTGGCCAACTAAATTGCCATGGTCATGAACTGAACAAGACATATTGCAACTGGCAAGAACAAGCCTACCTGATAGCTGCATGCATGCGCACACCACGAAATATTAGCACTAGTCATGCTGATGCTAAGCTAAGTAGAGTACTAACTTAATGGTAGGCTGATGTGGCTGTGCTAGCTAGCTTCAATGTGTACATGCATGCGAACTGATGTGCGCtgcactattttattttatttttgtcaaAAGAGATGGCAATTACAAAGAAACCGGAGCAAAGCACACTTGAATCTACACTCATCAACAATTAACAAATGTAAACTGAGTTGTTTATCATATATGCTGCGAAATTACACATTATCATTGAGCTAGCTAGCCTAACTGCATGCAAAGACCTGACCAAACATACATACCTAGTCTctcatgcatatgcatgcatggtcATCAAAGAACACACAAACCCTACATGTTTCTTCAAATCAGCCTATCAGCTATATGCTGAAACCGTACATAGGAGAAAAGTAAAGGGAACAGTTTCTTTTGTCAAAATATCTAGGCGAGAGAACAGTCTCTGATTTGAGGGATTTGTATCTTTCTCCGCAACGCTACAAGAGAGAAGAAAGTCAAGTGGCCTACCAGACAAGCCTCCCGCCGTCAGTTTTAATTGGCAGCAGCCCCCCACACTCCCCGGTAGCTGTCAAGATATAGCGAATTAAAGCTGCGGAAGGGAATTAATCGCTGAAATTAATGCCCCCGATCACACCTAAATCTGATGTGTGATGTGGGACGATTAATGAAACCGAGTGAAGAGTTCCTTCCTAGGCAAGGTTTAGGTGGACCTGGCCCCTCCCAAGCCACGGAAAAGGTCGCTGAAAGCATTATAAAAGTTGGCATCTTGCTCGCTCTATCGCCTTCCCTATTCCCATTCATACCTCGCTTTGCTTTCTTGTGCACCCAAGCaagcctccttgctcttcttcttcctccttccgaCCGATCTCACTCCTAGCCAGCTTAGCTTGATCGAGAGAGCGAGCATGGTGGAGAGCGTAGCAGCAAGTCCGTCGGAGGAgcaaggccgcggcggcggcctgtCGCTGCCTCCGGGGTTCAGGTTCCACCCCACCGATGAGGAGATCATCACGAGCTACCTCCTGCGCAAGTTCCTCGACCCTAGCTTCGTCTCCCGCGCCGTCGGCGAGGTCGACCTCAACAGCTGCGAGCCACGAGATCTCCCAGGTACCAATTCACTTCGCCTCcttcatcgtcttcttcttctttttccatgCATATTTACGGCGGGCTAGCTGCTGATGTTGTTTGATATACGGAACTGAAGGCAAGGCCAACATGGGGGAGAAGGAGTGGTACTTCTTTGTGCACAAGGACCTCAAGTACCCCACCGGGAGCCGGGCCAACCGCGCCACCAAGGAGGGCTACTGGAAGGCCACCGGCAAGGACAGGGAGATCTTCAAGCCCCGCGCCCGCGAGCTCGTCGGGATGAAGAAGACGCTCGTGTTCTACACGGGCCGCGCGCCCCGGGGCGCCAAGTCTGAGTGGGTCATGCACGAGTTCCGCCTCGAAGGCAAGTCCAGAGGCCAAACCATGAACAATCCCAAGGTGAGCTCTCCAACATTCCATTCTACTCGTAATTATTAGGTATGCACTCAACATTCGATCGGAGCGTGAATTGATTGGATATGTTTCGCCTGTGCTTTTGATCGGTCAGGACGAATGGGTCGTGTGCAAGGTGTTCAACAAGAAGGGGGAGGCCAAGGCGACGAGGGCCGCCGACGTGGACGCCGAGTACTCCGCCGTGACGACGCCGAACGCCAGCTCGGTcgtcgacgccggcgagggcgcCGGAGACTTCACCGACTCCATGTTCACGATCGACCCGCTCTGCTACATCCCCAACTCCGACGAGTACACAAGCAACCAGCTGCCGGCCAagacgacgaccaccaccaccaccaacagtGCGGCGCCGCCGTACAACGCGGACTACTACTACCCGTCCGTTCCTACTACAGCTGGAAGCTTCAACGTCATGTCTAACTACAGCTTGACCAACGCCCCAAGCAACGCGCAAACGTCCACCGCCATGGCCAGCTCAGTCCCGGCAACAAGCGGCTCCTCCTGGCAGCACATGCTTATGAATACGGCGCCGCATGGGATGATGGGAAGAAGAAGCTACGACGTCAACCTCCATGAGCAGCAGGCGATCATGCTGAGAGCCCTAGGAGGTGTCGTTGGCGCTCAAAACTTCGGTGAGCCGGAAAAGGGTCTGCAGTTGCCGAGCCCCGCCGTGACCGCCGGCAGTGTTCTGCCTCAGCAGGGCAAGCTTGGGAGCTACGACGACGGTGAATTTCCCTATGGGAATTATGATCTTGCTTCTGCCGCTATGAATGGACGCCCAGCTGCTGATAACAATCTTGGTGCTAGGTTCTACTGATCGAATGTTCATTGATTGTAGTAATTTTGTTGGTTGCTTCATTGATTAGATCGATGTTGATTATATATGGACTATGCAGAGAGATTACAGTTGCATTAGTTTGTTTTAGGATTTTGTAAAAAAGGACAATATATTGTTTGTTGTGAGTTAACTATGTTGCTTCTTCATTGAGCTGATGTTGTCGCATGGCACATAAT
This window of the Triticum aestivum cultivar Chinese Spring chromosome 5D, IWGSC CS RefSeq v2.1, whole genome shotgun sequence genome carries:
- the LOC123124598 gene encoding NAC domain-containing protein 45; its protein translation is MVESVAASPSEEQGRGGGLSLPPGFRFHPTDEEIITSYLLRKFLDPSFVSRAVGEVDLNSCEPRDLPGKANMGEKEWYFFVHKDLKYPTGSRANRATKEGYWKATGKDREIFKPRARELVGMKKTLVFYTGRAPRGAKSEWVMHEFRLEGKSRGQTMNNPKDEWVVCKVFNKKGEAKATRAADVDAEYSAVTTPNASSVVDAGEGAGDFTDSMFTIDPLCYIPNSDEYTSNQLPAKTTTTTTTNSAAPPYNADYYYPSVPTTAGSFNVMSNYSLTNAPSNAQTSTAMASSVPATSGSSWQHMLMNTAPHGMMGRRSYDVNLHEQQAIMLRALGGVVGAQNFGEPEKGLQLPSPAVTAGSVLPQQGKLGSYDDGEFPYGNYDLASAAMNGRPAADNNLGARFY